One Cognatishimia sp. WU-CL00825 genomic window carries:
- the thiS gene encoding sulfur carrier protein ThiS, with amino-acid sequence MKIMVNGEKHEVEATSLAAILVELGHGGAKVATAVNEDFVPATLRETTEIKDGDRVEIVAPRQGG; translated from the coding sequence ATGAAGATCATGGTTAATGGCGAAAAGCATGAGGTTGAGGCGACTTCGCTTGCGGCAATATTGGTTGAACTTGGCCATGGTGGGGCCAAAGTCGCCACAGCGGTCAACGAAGATTTTGTACCTGCCACGCTGCGTGAAACCACAGAGATAAAGGACGGGGACCGCGTCGAGATTGTCGCGCCGCGTCAGGGGGGATAG